A genomic window from Silene latifolia isolate original U9 population chromosome Y, ASM4854445v1, whole genome shotgun sequence includes:
- the LOC141629945 gene encoding F-box/FBD/LRR-repeat protein At5g22700-like — MEMGVKLSNHSVDRLSSLSDDVLIEIISFLPLQFAIVTGSLSRRWCGLWTKVTSINIKLPDFKNFPDFMSHITSPSIYRFFVKYAVKVDDSISLSLLDFWFRQACDRNLPDDGQINLPNLKRLRFTRYRVDLKLLGTLIEACPSLEDLSLIDFLFMSTPGRDIKVLNRNLRRLVIDTGCIEDKHFAVVINAPKLEQLVCHTVKSVIFSFEDKPSALREVKIDFNHNDGLQRRDENKVMSEFYQAISNVSSLTIDDYVLDNMSSTVFCNVTRCTLIMKNWHDIKIVVSLLLKLCPLLDVLTLKVDWDRRITRERNLGKPNRKRTSRRVLKRLEIEAYCTTYRKPGKSFLKLVQYLLSGAIDLEHFYFRVVGPKFFNDEVRERMESNLCKLICECPMASSMCKVEFEGMFHKYVSRSNQG, encoded by the exons ATGGAGATGGGCGTCAAACTTAGTAATCATAGCGTAGATAGGCTGAGTTCCCTCTCCGACGACGTTCTTATCGAAATAATCTCTTTCCTTCCTCTTCAATTTGCCATCGTTACGGGGTCATTATCCCGTCGATGGTGTGGTCTTTGGACTAAAGTAACCTCTATAAATATAAAACTCCCTGATTTCAAGAATTTTCCTGACTTCATGTCACATATTACCTCACCGTCAATCTACCGTTTTTTTGTCAAATATGCGGTTAAAGTTGACGACTCAATCTCGCTATCTCTTTTGGATTTTTGGTTTCGACAAGCTTGTGACCGCAAT TTGCCTGATGATGGACAAATCAATCTTCCTAATTTGAAGAGATTACGATTTACACGCTATCGTGTTGATTTGAAGTTGTTGGGAACGTTAATCGAGGCTTGTCCATCTCTCGAAGATTTGTCTTTAATAGATTTCTTGTTTATGTCGACACCTGGACGTGACATTAAGGTTTTGAATCGAAATCTACGACGGCTAGTTATCGACACAGGTTGTATCGAAGATAAACATTTTGCTGTTGTGATTAATGCCCCAAAGTTAGAGCAGTTGGTTTGCCATACTGTAAAATCCGTCATCTTTAGTTTCGAAGATAAACCTTCTGCGTTGCGTGAAGTAAAAATCGACTTCAACCACAATGATGGACTACAACGCCGGGATGAAAACAAAGTAATGTCAGAGTTTTATCAGGCAATTAGTAATGTAAGTTCCCTCACAATTGATGATTATGTACTCGATAACATGTCGTCGACCGTGTTTTGCAACGTAACTCGATGTACACTAATTATGAAAAACTGGCATGACATCAAGATCGTGgtgtcattattattaaagttGTGCCCTTTGTTAGATGTTCTGACCCTAAAAGTCGATTGGGATAGACGTATCACGAGAGAGAGGAACCTCGGGAAGCCTAACCGTAAAAGAACCTCACGACGAGTACTCAAGAGACTAGAGATTGAAGCGTACTGTACGACTTATCGAAAGCCTGGAAAATCATTCTTAAAACTAGTACAGTACTTGTTAAGTGGTGCCATAGATTTGGAGCACTTCTATTTTAGAGTAGTTGGTCCCAAATTTTTCAATGACGAAGTTCGAGAAAGGATGGAATCGAATTTGTGCAAGCTAATATGCGAGTGTCCTATGGCATCAAGTATGTGTAAGGTTGAATTTGAAGGGATGTTTCACAAATATGTTTCAAGATCGAATCAAGGTTGA
- the LOC141629946 gene encoding F-box/LRR-repeat protein At1g06630-like — MTIKRRKQSYDRLNILPVEILIEIISLLPLRLAIVTGSLSRQWRGLWTNVTSINIGSHELKYFPEFMTHITSPSIDRFVIESIDQGKNTIWPPPLDSLLRQACDRNVRELKLASIFGLQLPDQINLPNLKRLLLKQFPFDFELLATLLKACPSLEDLLLEFLYCDGFQHDIIISNRNLRRLDIHTSIIGNIIVVLNTPKLEQLVTHTLKSVIFRFEQKPLSFYEAEINSGSNEHLSEYQNKAMSEFYGAISNARFLKLDVFVLDNVSTIFGNVNRLALNMKLCHNIEILLSLIELCPLLDVLILDLWDISIEDRTLMNPGHIGTSRRVLKRIEIEGGWTYHKVAQSFLKLVRYLLSGEIDIDRFCLRVGYPKHFAQKSNLNLRFKRGVEFVQATMQVLYGIKAI; from the coding sequence ATGACTATCAAACGTAGAAAACAAAGCTATGACAGGCTCAACATTCTTCCTGTCGAGATTCTTATCGAAATTATCTCTTTGCTTCCTCTCCGATTAGCCATCGTTACGGGGTCTTTATCCCGTCAATGGCGTGGTCTTTGGACTAACGTGACCTCTATAAATATCGGCAGCCATGAATTAAAGTACTTTCCTGAGTTCATGACGCATATTACCTCACCGTCAATAGACCGTTTTGTTATCGAATCAATAGATCAAGGTAAAAACACAATCTGGCCGCCTCCTTTGGATTCTTTGCTTCGGCAAGCTTGTGATCGCAATGTCCGTGAACTCAAGTTAGCGTCGATATTTGGTTTGCAGTTGCCTGATCAAATCAATCTTCCGAATTTGAAAAGATTGTTGCTTAAGCAATTTCCCTTTGATTTTGAGTTGCTGGCAACGCTATTGAAGGCTTGTCCATCTCTCGAGGATTTGCTTTTAGAATTCTTGTATTGCGACGGATTTCAACATGATATTATTATTTCCAATCGAAATTTAAGACGGTTGGATATCCACACAAGTATTATAGGGAATATCATAGTTGTGCTTAATACCCCAAAGTTGGAGCAGTTGGTTACGCATACTCTAAAATCCGTCATATTTCGCTTTGAACAGAAACCTCTTTCGTTCTATGAAGCAGAAATTAACAGCGGCAGCAATGAACATTTATCCGAGTATCAAAACAAGGCAATGTCAGAATTTTATGGGGCTATTAGTAATGCTAGGTTCCTTAAGCTTGACGTTTTTGTACTAGATAATGTGTCTACCATCTTTGGCAACGTAAATCGACTTGCACTAAATATGAAATTGTGCCACAACATTGAGATTTTGCTGTCATTAATCGAGTTGTGTCCTTTATTAGACGTTCTTATCCTAGACTTGTGGGATATAAGTATCGAGGATAGAACCCTAATGAATCCTGGCCATATAGGAACCTCACGACGAGTACTCAAGAGGATAGAGATCGAAGGTGGCTGGACATATCATAAGGTTGCACAATCATTCCTAAAGTTAGTACGGTACTTGTTAAGCGGCGAAATAGACATAGATCGCTTCTGTTTAAGGGTGGGCTATCCTAAACATTTCGCACAGAAAAGTAATTTAAATCTTAGATTTAAAAGAGGAGTTGAATTTGTGCAAGCTACTATGCAAGTATTATATGGCATCAAGGCAATTTGA
- the LOC141629948 gene encoding F-box/FBD/LRR-repeat protein At5g22700-like translates to MEMGVKLSNHSVDRLSSLSDDVLIEIISFLPLRFAIVTGSLSRRWRGLWTKVTSINIKLPDFKHFPDFMSHITSPSIYRFFVKYAVEVDDSISLSLLDFWFRQACDRNVHELKLACPPRFKGCSYRKNILPSFVLQTRRDLLGTLIEACPSLEDLSLIDFFFMWTPERDDIKVFNRNLRRLVIDTGCIEDRRFAVVINAPKLEQLVCHTVKSAIFSFEVKPSALCEVKIDFINHKVRLQSRDEKKVMSEFYQAISNVSSLTLDDYVLDKVSSTVFCNVTRCTLIMKKWCNIKTVSSLELCPLLDVLTLKVDWDRRITRERNLGKPNRKRTSRRVLKRLEIEAYCTTYRKPGKSFLKLVQYLLSGAIDLEHFYFRAIGPKFFTEEVRKRMESKLCKLICECPMASSGCKVQFEGMFHKYVSRSNQG, encoded by the exons ATGGAGATGGGCGTTAAACTTAGTAATCATAGCGTCGATAGGTTGAGTTCCCTCTCCGACGACGTTCTTATCGAAATCATCTCCTTCCTTCCTCTCCGATTTGCCATCGTTACGGGGTCATTATCCCGTCGATGGCGTGGTCTTTGGACTAAAGTAACCTCTATAAATATAAAACTCCCTGATTTCAAGCATTTTCCTGACTTCATGTCACATATTACCTCACCGTCAATCTACCGTTTCTTCGTCAAATATGCGGTTGAAGTTGACGACTCAATCTCGCTCTCTCTTTTGGATTTTTGGTTTCGACAAGCTTGTGACCGCAACGTCCATGAACTCAAGTTAGCATGTCCTCCTCGTTTTAAGGGTTGCAGCTACCGTAAGAATATATTGCCAAGTTTTGTTTTACAAACGCGTCGTGAC TTGTTGGGAACGTTAATCGAGGCTTGTCCATCTCTCGAAGATTTGTCTTTAATAGATTTCTTCTTTATGTGGACACCGGAACGTGACGACATTAAGGTTTTCAATCGAAATTTACGACGGCTAGTTATCGACACAGGTTGTATCGAAGATAGACGTTTTGCAGTTGTGATTAATGCCCCAAAGTTAGAGCAGTTGGTTTGCCATACTGTAAAATCCGCCATCTTTAGTTTCGAAGTTAAACCTTCAGCGTTGTGTGAAGTAAAAATCGACTTCATCAACCACAAGGTTAGACTACAAAGCCGGGATGAAAAGAAAGTAATGTCAGAGTTTTATCAGGCAATTAGTAATGTAAGTTCCCTCACACTTGATGATTATGTACTTGATAAGGTGTCGTCGACCGTGTTTTGCAACGTAACTCGATGTACACTAATTATGAAAAAATGGTGTAACATCAAGACCGTGTCGTCATTAGAGTTGTGCCCTTTGTTAGATGTTCTGACCCTAAAAGTCGATTGGGATAGACGTATCACGAGAGAGAGGAACCTCGGGAAGCCTAACCGTAAAAGAACCTCACGACGAGTACTCAAGAGACTAGAGATTGAAGCGTACTGTACGACTTATCGCAAGCCTGGAAAATCATTCTTAAAACTAGTACAATACTTGTTAAGTGGTGCCATAGATTTGGAGCACTTCTACTTTAGGGCAATTGGTCCCAAATTTTTCACAGAGGAAGTTCGAAAAAGGATGGAATCGAAATTGTGCAAGCTAATATGCGAGTGTCCTATGGCATCAAGTGGGTGTAAGGTTCAATTTGAAGGGATGTTTCATAAATATGTTTCAAGATCGAATCAAGGTTGA
- the LOC141629947 gene encoding F-box protein At4g09920-like yields the protein MAVKEKAKKRRRKNNNFQCVEQTNDRLSSLHDDILIVIISCLPLRSAVVTGLLSRRWRGLWNNISSIIISDHKSDYKFVFSDVFLNVMRQIKSPFIHRFHLEFDDNVSIKHWQRPHYSWLRRICNWNVRELNLTWTPYFYGKHKPRLPSYVFQTRSLVSIELDSTYDWELLDYADPIILPNLKKLSLSFCCISCECLGKLIKSCLSLEELSLTSVEFRTDGYLKCSNQNLRRLFMYLRFGNRSKVVINAPKLEYLDVCASIKGVICLDEEPIALREAKHQISENHHPLDDEKKKLMSKFYEAISGVAWITLNVAVLGCISTVFRNVTRLTLNMKTYPDILDTNLLLSLLKLCPVLDVFTLKLEEGYIRHKPWLKLSSHSSRSSTLHRVLKRVEVEIDWWNYRVPSKSFVELVGFLLLSGTIDAKHFHFRLRAVRYCRKETEERIKRMEMDLCKIFHQAPMVSKGHEVEFVGEFYKFSRNACRKFSRANREIIYFSCSQPRIEV from the coding sequence ATGGCCGTCAAAGAAAAGGCGAAGAAGAGACGGAGGAAAAATAACAACTTTCAATGTGTAGAACAAACAAATGACCGGCTGAGTTCGCTCCATGACGATATACTTATCGTGATTATCTCCTGTCTTCCTCTTCGATCAGCCGTTGTCACCGGGTTACTATCCCGTCGATGGCGTGGTCTATGGAATAACATATCCTCCATTATCATAAGCGATCATAAGTCCGATTATAAGTTTGTATTCTCTGATGTTTTTCTTAACGTCATGAGGCAAATTAAGTCCCCTTTCATCCATCGTTTCCATCTCGAATTTGATGACAATGTTTCGATCAAGCATTGGCAGCGTCCTCACTATTCTTGGCTTCGCCGAATTTGTAACTGGAATGTCCGTGAACTCAATTTAACGTGGACCCCTTATTTTTATGGTAAGCATAAGCCTAGATTACCGAGTTATGTTTTTCAAACGCGGTCACTGGTATCCATCGAGTTGGACTCAACATACGATTGGGAGTTACTTGACTATGCTGATCCCATCATTTTACCCAATTTGAAGAAGCTAAGCCTTAGTTTTTGTTGTATTAGTTGCGAGTGCCTGGGAAAGCTTATCAAATCTTGTCTATCGCTTGAAGAATTGTCTTTAACGAGCGTAGAGTTTAGGACAGATGGTTATTTGAAATGTTCGAATCAAAATCTAAGACGATTATTTATGTACTTGAGGTTCGGGAATAGAAGCAAAGTGGTGATTAACGCCCCAAAATTAGAGTATTTGGATGTCTGTGCTTCGATAAAAGGGGTAATTTGCCTTGACGAGGAACCAATTGCGTTGCGTGAAGCAAAACACCAAATTAGTGAAAATCATCATCCTCTAGACGATGAAAAAAAGAAGTTGATGTCAAAATTTTATGAAGCGATTTCTGGTGTTGCATGGATTACCCTGAATGTTGCGGTTCTAGGTTGCATATCAACCGTGTTTCGCAATGTAACTAGGCTTACACTAAACATGAAAACATACCCCGATATCCTGGATACTAATTTATTGTTGTCATTACTGAAATTGTGCCCTGTGCTAGACGTTTTTACTCTAAAACTTGAAGAAGGTTATATTAGACATAAACCATGGTTGAAGCTCTCGTCACATTCTAGCCGTTCAAGCACCTTACATCGAGTACTCAAGAGGGTGGAGGTAGAAATCGACTGGTGGAATTACAGAGTCCCATCAAAATCTTTCGTGGAGTTAGTAGGATTCTTGTTACTAAGCGGCACTATCGATGCAAAGCATTTCCATTTTAGGTTACGTGCTGTGAGATATTGTAGAAAGGAAACTGAAGAACGTATAAAAAGAATGGAAATGGACTTATGCAAGATATTTCACCAAGCTCCAATGGTTTCAAAGGGACATGAGGTTGAATTTGTAGGGGAGTTTTATAAGTTCTCTCGTAATGCTTGTcggaaattttcaagagcaaatcGGGAAATCATCTATTTTAGTTGTTCGCAACCACGAATAGAAGTTTAG